GTTATACTTATCTATATATTCCACATAATAGGTCTTTATCTCATTTAAATTCAACGAGAAAACGTTAACAACAAGTATTGAAAAAATAATTAGCCAGATATATTTTTTCACAAAAGCACCTCCTCAAGAATTTTCATTTTCAACATAATTATATCACAATCCTTAGAAAATTGCACATGCATATTATCATATTTTTCTTTTTATTTCAAGAACTATACTAAAGCGTTTTTATTAAATATATTATTTTAATTTAACCTGAACAGACTTCTTTAAAGTTTAAAGCAACTAATCCATTTTTTTTAAAGTACACATGGTATAATCATTATTACAGTAGTTTGTGAATGAAGTTTTATAAAAATTGTAATTTTGAGGTGATATAATGAATATTCTTGTAACAAATGATGATGGTATAATGGCACCGGGAATATATATATTAAAAAAACATCTTGAAAAAAAACATAACGTATATGTTGTTGCACCTGACGTTGAAAGAAGTGCCACAGGACACGCTATCACTATAAGAAACCCTCTATGGGCAAAAAAAATATATTCCAATGATGAATTCTTAGGATATGCTGTAAACGGAACACCAGCAGATTGTGTAAAATTAGGTTTAGATGCTATATTTAAAGATGTAAAAATTGATATGGTAATTAGTGGTATAAATAAAGGACCTAATCTTGGAACTGATTTACTCTATTCAGGAACAGTCTCAGGTGCTTTAGAAGGAGCTATGAATGAAATTCCTTCTATTGCAATTTCCACATCAGACTATCAAAATCCAAATTATGAAACAGCAGCTAAATTTATCCTTGACTTTCTTGACAAATGTTCTCTTGATATTCCCGAATTCACAGCACTTAACATTAATGTTCCAAGCGTAGAATATTCAGAATTAAAGGGTTTTAAAATAACGCGACAGAGTAGAAGAAGATATAAAGACTATTTTGAAGCACGAAAAGATCCTTTTGGAAATACATATTACTGGATGCTTGGAGAAATAATTGAAGATGACAATGAACCCGATTCTGATTATTATGTTTTAAAAGAAAATTATGTGTCAATCACACCTATAAAATCTTTCTTAACAGATTTTGAATTTTTAAATTCTTTAAAAGAAAAATTTGAAGGAGGAGAATAATGGATTTCAAGGTTAGATTAATTGGAGACCCTGTTTTAAGAAAAAAAGCAAAACCAGTGGAGAAAATAGATGATAAATTTAGAGAATTTCTTGAAGAAATGGCAGAAATGATGTACAGAGAAGATGGTGTTGGCCTTGCAGCACCACAAATAGGTATTAGTAGAAGATTTTTCGTGATGGATGATGGAAATAAATTAAGAAAAGTTATTAATCCTGAAATAATAAAATTTCTTGGTGAAGAAGTTTCATTTGAAGAAGGCTGTTTAAGTATTCCAAAAATATTTTTAAATGTAAAAAGACCAGAAGGTATTATTGTAAAATATACAAATGAAAATGGCGAAATAGTTGAAGAAGAATTGCATGAATATACAGCAAGAATTTTCCAGCATGAATATGATCATCTTGAAGGGAAACTGTTTATCGACAGAGTTGGGTTAGCTGCAAAAGCAAAAGTTAAGTCAAAAATAAACGAATTAATGAAAGAAGGAAGAAAAATTGCTAAAGAATTAGGGGAAGTTGATCTGCCATGAGAATAGTATTTATGGGAACACCTGATTTTGCAGCATCACATTTAGAAGGATTAATAAAAAACAATTTTAATGTTGTTGGAGTTTTTTCACAACCGGATAAACCAAAAGGACGTGGCAAAAAACTTCAGCCAACACCTGTAAAAAAAGTCGCAGAAAAATATAATATTCCTATCTTTCAACCAAAAAGTGTTAATAAAGGCAAGGGATTTGAAGCATTAAAATCATTAAAACCTGATATAATTATTACAGTTGCATTTGGCAAAATATTAAAAAGCAATGTAATTGAATTGCCAGAATATGGTTGCTGGAACGTTCATGCTTCTTTATTACCAAAATATAGAGGTGCGGCACCTATTCAAAGAGCTATAGAAAACGGAGAAACAAAAACAGGCATTACAATATTCAAAATTGTAGAAGCTTTAGATGCTGGACCAATTGCTCTAATGAGAGAAATACCTATATTACTTGAAGATAATCTTGAAAGTGTTTATGAAAAATTGGAAAAGCTTGGTATTGATGCTTTAATTGATTTTTTAAATAATTTCGAAAATTATACACAAAACCTTACACCTCAAAACGATGCAGAAGCAACATATGCACATAAAATCACCAATGAAGATACATATATAAATTGGTATGAAAATAATATGATTGTTTTCAACAAAATAAGAGCGTATGATCCCATTCCAGGAGCAAAAACTTTATTTAATGATGAAATAATAAAATTATTTAATGTATTACCACATAATAACAACAAAAATGATTTACCCGGAAAAATTCTTAACATCGACAAAAACGGTGCTGAAATTGCTACCGGTTCAGGAACAATTTATGTAAAAAAAATTCAATTTCCCGGAAAAAAACCCATAAATTTCTATGATGCATATAATGGAAGAAAAATAAATATAGGGGATACACTAAAAAATATAACAAAAGGAGAGTGATAACATGGCAGAAACATTTAACATGTACATGATAAAAGGTTTTAGAAATGAAAAAGATGCAGAAGTTATAAAGGAAATTCTCGAAAGTATTGATGGAATAAAGAAATTCAAAATTGAACCTGCATTTGGAGCAGTTGAACTCACATATGATGATGAAATTGTTACAAGAGAGCAAATCAGCCAAAAATTAAAAACAAAAGGTTTCGAACTAAAATATTAAAATAAGCTGTTAATCATGAAAAAGTATTTATATGGATTTTTATTTGCTTTCATTACATCTATTACATTATATATATTAATCTCAGGTTTTACAGGCTTTTATGAAAATATAAAAGCCTTTGCTTTTTTTAACTGGAAATTTTTATTAATCGCATTGTTAGTTATTATATTAAAATGGTTTATTGAAAGCTTTATAATAAAAATATTATTAAAAGATATTTCAATAAAACATGCTTTAAATTTTACATTGATAGGTCAATTTTATAGCTATTTAACTCCATTTTATACTGGAGGCCAACCTATTCAAATTTTATACATCTCAAGATTCGGAATAGATCCTGCAAGAGCTACAGCTATTATATTATTCAAAACATTTTTATTTCAAATTATTCTGGCCTCTTTTGGAGTTTTTTCAACCATATACTCCATACTCTATTTAAATATAGATGTTATAATTGCCTCTATAATTGGGACGTTATTAAATTTACTGGCTGTATTTTTAATAATATTTTATATAATTAACCAAAACGCTTCAATAAAAACAACACTATACTTTGCAAACCTTCTTAAAAAAATTGGTTTATTAAAAAATCCAGAAAAATATATAGATACAATAATAGAAAAGGTTAAAACATTCATACTAATATTCAAAGAAGAAGCTAAAAACTTCAAAAAAATAACTTTAATTGTATTCTTAAGTATTCTCCAATTTTCCTGTTCTTTCATGGTTTTACCAATTATACTCCAAGGATACGGAATAAACATCTCTTTAAATACAATCTCGCGTTCTATTATCACACAGATTAGTTCATCAATAATCCCAACACCGGGAACCGCTGGTGGTGCAGAAGGAATATTCTTATTATTATTCAAAGATATACTTAATATTCATAAATTAAATGCCACAATTGTATTATGGCGATTTAGTATTTATTATTTCGTTTTATTAATTGGTGGAATAGTCGTTCTATTAAATCACAAAAACAGCATAATGAAAAAAATAAAAAAACCGGCTGAGTAATCAGCCGGTTTTTTGGTGCCGAGGGCGGGACTTGAACCCGCACGG
This is a stretch of genomic DNA from Marinitoga piezophila KA3. It encodes these proteins:
- the def gene encoding peptide deformylase is translated as MDFKVRLIGDPVLRKKAKPVEKIDDKFREFLEEMAEMMYREDGVGLAAPQIGISRRFFVMDDGNKLRKVINPEIIKFLGEEVSFEEGCLSIPKIFLNVKRPEGIIVKYTNENGEIVEEELHEYTARIFQHEYDHLEGKLFIDRVGLAAKAKVKSKINELMKEGRKIAKELGEVDLP
- a CDS encoding lysylphosphatidylglycerol synthase transmembrane domain-containing protein, which translates into the protein MKKYLYGFLFAFITSITLYILISGFTGFYENIKAFAFFNWKFLLIALLVIILKWFIESFIIKILLKDISIKHALNFTLIGQFYSYLTPFYTGGQPIQILYISRFGIDPARATAIILFKTFLFQIILASFGVFSTIYSILYLNIDVIIASIIGTLLNLLAVFLIIFYIINQNASIKTTLYFANLLKKIGLLKNPEKYIDTIIEKVKTFILIFKEEAKNFKKITLIVFLSILQFSCSFMVLPIILQGYGINISLNTISRSIITQISSSIIPTPGTAGGAEGIFLLLFKDILNIHKLNATIVLWRFSIYYFVLLIGGIVVLLNHKNSIMKKIKKPAE
- the surE gene encoding 5'/3'-nucleotidase SurE, translated to MNILVTNDDGIMAPGIYILKKHLEKKHNVYVVAPDVERSATGHAITIRNPLWAKKIYSNDEFLGYAVNGTPADCVKLGLDAIFKDVKIDMVISGINKGPNLGTDLLYSGTVSGALEGAMNEIPSIAISTSDYQNPNYETAAKFILDFLDKCSLDIPEFTALNINVPSVEYSELKGFKITRQSRRRYKDYFEARKDPFGNTYYWMLGEIIEDDNEPDSDYYVLKENYVSITPIKSFLTDFEFLNSLKEKFEGGE
- the fmt gene encoding methionyl-tRNA formyltransferase, which translates into the protein MRIVFMGTPDFAASHLEGLIKNNFNVVGVFSQPDKPKGRGKKLQPTPVKKVAEKYNIPIFQPKSVNKGKGFEALKSLKPDIIITVAFGKILKSNVIELPEYGCWNVHASLLPKYRGAAPIQRAIENGETKTGITIFKIVEALDAGPIALMREIPILLEDNLESVYEKLEKLGIDALIDFLNNFENYTQNLTPQNDAEATYAHKITNEDTYINWYENNMIVFNKIRAYDPIPGAKTLFNDEIIKLFNVLPHNNNKNDLPGKILNIDKNGAEIATGSGTIYVKKIQFPGKKPINFYDAYNGRKINIGDTLKNITKGE
- a CDS encoding heavy-metal-associated domain-containing protein — encoded protein: MAETFNMYMIKGFRNEKDAEVIKEILESIDGIKKFKIEPAFGAVELTYDDEIVTREQISQKLKTKGFELKY